From Nonlabens sp. Ci31, the proteins below share one genomic window:
- a CDS encoding rhodanese-like domain-containing protein produces MITDLNNLEWKEQTAQDTNGFIIDVRTDEEVSEGIIPGALHYDIFKPQEFMNAMNNMDADQSYYVYCRAGSRSMQACQIMEQLGLKNTFNLTGGYSNWDGDTAIPE; encoded by the coding sequence ATGATAACAGATCTCAACAACCTAGAATGGAAAGAGCAGACAGCTCAAGATACTAATGGATTCATTATCGATGTCCGCACCGATGAAGAAGTAAGTGAAGGGATTATTCCAGGCGCTTTACATTACGATATATTTAAACCTCAAGAATTCATGAACGCTATGAATAACATGGATGCTGACCAGAGTTATTATGTTTACTGCCGTGCTGGTAGTAGAAGTATGCAAGCTTGCCAGATCATGGAGCAATTGGGTTTAAAAAACACTTTTAACCTTACTGGCGGTTACAGCAATTGGGATGGAGATACAGCAATCCCGGAATAA
- a CDS encoding rhodanese-like domain-containing protein, with protein MKSLFKILLISFLVLPIQSCFNDQPGVIKQVTVEEAANLMELDKVKVIDVRSKLHFTDKHIKDAINIEVENDDLNSYLDQLNKNEPLLIYCNKGGQSLRCAQILQDRGFTLIYDMQGGISKWEESGRQVIVRN; from the coding sequence ATGAAAAGCCTATTTAAAATACTACTCATATCCTTTCTTGTACTCCCGATACAGAGCTGTTTTAATGACCAACCAGGTGTCATCAAACAGGTGACTGTAGAAGAAGCAGCTAACTTGATGGAGTTGGATAAAGTGAAGGTAATTGATGTGCGCAGCAAACTACACTTTACTGACAAACACATTAAAGACGCTATTAATATTGAGGTAGAAAATGATGATCTCAATAGCTACCTCGATCAATTAAATAAAAACGAACCGCTTCTTATCTATTGTAATAAAGGTGGCCAGAGTTTGCGTTGTGCTCAGATTCTTCAAGATAGAGGCTTTACTCTTATTTATGATATGCAAGGTGGTATTTCCAAATGGGAAGAAAGCGGCAGACAAGTAATCGTCAGAAATTAA
- the kdsA gene encoding 3-deoxy-8-phosphooctulonate synthase has translation MQLDSIPKLKHLDANNFFLLAGPCAIEGEDMALRIAEKVLKITDHLKIPYVFKGSFKKANRSRIDSFTGIGDLNALKILRKVSETFDIPTVTDIHEVSDAAMAAEYVDVLQIPAFLVRQTDLVVAAAETGKVVNLKKGQFMSPEAMKHAVQKVKDTGSDKAWITDRGTMFGYQDMIVDFRGIPTMRAFAPTVLDVTHSLQQPNQSSGVTGGRPDMIETIARAGIVNHVDGLFIETHFDPANAKSDGANMLDLQHLEGLLTRLVAIRKTINSF, from the coding sequence ATGCAACTTGATAGTATACCTAAACTTAAACATTTAGATGCAAATAACTTCTTTCTACTCGCTGGACCATGTGCCATCGAAGGAGAAGATATGGCATTAAGAATAGCCGAAAAAGTGCTCAAAATCACTGATCATTTAAAAATACCTTATGTTTTTAAAGGAAGTTTTAAAAAAGCAAACCGCAGTCGTATTGATAGTTTTACAGGTATAGGAGACCTGAATGCATTAAAAATATTACGTAAAGTTTCTGAAACATTTGATATTCCTACGGTTACAGATATTCACGAGGTAAGCGATGCCGCAATGGCGGCAGAGTATGTGGATGTGTTGCAAATCCCTGCATTTCTCGTAAGACAAACTGATCTAGTTGTCGCAGCCGCAGAAACCGGCAAAGTAGTGAACCTTAAAAAAGGCCAGTTCATGTCTCCCGAAGCAATGAAACATGCAGTACAAAAAGTAAAAGATACAGGAAGCGATAAAGCATGGATCACAGATCGTGGAACGATGTTCGGCTATCAAGATATGATTGTGGATTTCAGAGGCATTCCTACCATGAGAGCCTTTGCTCCTACCGTTCTCGATGTCACACATAGTTTACAACAACCTAACCAGAGCAGTGGCGTTACTGGTGGAAGGCCTGACATGATAGAAACAATCGCTCGCGCTGGCATTGTCAACCACGTAGATGGTTTATTTATAGAAACACATTTTGACCCAGCAAATGCAAAAAGCGACGGAGCTAACATGCTGGATCTTCAACATTTAGAAGGACTTCTTACCAGGCTGGTTGCTATTAGAAAAACAATCAATTCGTTTTAA